One Phaseolus vulgaris cultivar G19833 chromosome 11, P. vulgaris v2.0, whole genome shotgun sequence genomic window carries:
- the LOC137818746 gene encoding acyl-coenzyme A oxidase 3, peroxisomal-like: MDHRVSRRTEILTNHLLRRAPPPSSVLHPHRCLSYSPPELSNDFAFDAREMRRLMDGHNLEDRDWLFSVIVQSALFNRRERAGRIFVCPDYNQSMEQQREATLKRIEYLVKRGVFRGWLTGEAPEEELRKLALHEVLGMYDHSLAVKLGVHYFLWGGAVKFLGTKRHHDKWLSATENYDMKGCFAMSELGHGSNVRGIETITTYDSNTGEFVINTPCESGQKYWIGGAANHATHTIVFSQLNINGSNQGVHAFIAQIRDSDGNICPNIRIADCGHKTGLNGVDNGRIWFDNVRIPRENLLNSVADVSPTGEYLSAIKNIDQRFAAFLAPLTTGRVTIAVSAVYMSKISLAIAIRYALTRRAFSITPNGPEVLLLDYPSHQQRLLPLLAKVYAMSFSANDLKMMYVKRTPESNKAIHIISSAYKATFTWNNMRTLQECREACGGQGVKSENRVGHFMGEFDVQSTFEGDNNVLMQQISKALFAENVACQKQNKPFSGLGLEHMNKPLPIIPSHVTSPIIRSSEFQIDLFHLRERDLLRRFAEEVSEYQSRGESKESAFILSYQLAEDLGRAFSERAILKTFMDAVSTLPAGSLKNVLGLLRSLYAVISVDEDATFLRYGYLSTEDASAVRKEVPKLCAELRPHALALVSSFGIPDAFLSPIAYNWVDSNSWSSQL, from the exons ATGGATCACCGCGTCTCCCGCCGAACCGAGATCCTCACCAACCACCTCCTCCGTCGCGCACCGCCTCCTTCCTCCGTTCTGCACCCCCATCGCTGTCTGAGCTACTCCCCTCCCGAGCTCTCCAACGATTTCGCGTTCGACGCGCGGGAGATGCGGAGGCTGATGGACGGGCACAATCTGGAGGACCGCGATTGGCTCTTCTCCGTCATCGTGCAGAGCGCACTCTTCAACCGCCGCGAGCGCGCCGGCAGAATCTTCGTCTGCCCAGACTACAACCAGTCCATGGAGCAGCAGCGCGAAGCCACCTTGAAGCGCATCGAGTATCTTGTGAAGAGAGGGGTTTTCCGAGGGTGGCTCACCGGCGAGGCCCCGGAGGAAGAGTTGAGGAAACTCGCGCTCCATGAGGTTCTAGGGATGTACGATCACTCCCTTGCTGTTAAGCTTGGTGTTCACTACTTCCTCTG GGGTGGGGCCGTGAAGTTTTTGGGAACCAAGCGCCATCATGACAAGTGGTTAAGTGCCACTGAAAACTATGACATGAAGGGTTGTTTTGCTATGTCTGAGTTGGGCCATGGAAGTAAT GTGCGAGGAATTGAAACAATCACCACTTATGATTCAAACACTGGAGAATTTGTCATCAATACTCCATGTGAATCGGGTCAGAAGTATTGGATTGGTGGTGCAGCAAAT CATGCAACACATACTATAGTCTTTTCACAGCTCAATATAAATGGAAGCAATCAAGGGGTGCATGCATTCATTGCCCAAATCAGGGATTCAGATGGAAACATATGTCCAAACATCCGAATAGCTGATTGTGGTCACAAAACTGGTTTAAATGGAGTTGATAATGGCCGTATCTG GTTTGATAATGTGAGGATACCTCGGGAGAATTTGTTGAATTCTGTGGCTGATGTTTCCCCAACTGGTGAATATTTGAgtgcaataaaaaatattgatcaG AGGTTTGCTGCTTTCTTAGCCCCTTTGACCACTGGTCGCGTTACTATTGCTGTTAGTGCTGTTTACATGTCCAAG ATTAGCTTGGCCATTGCTATAAGATATGCTCTGACAAGGCGGGCATTCTCCATTACACCAAATGGACCTGAAGTTTTACTGCTTGATTACCCTAGTCATCAACAACGTCTGTTACCTCTACTTGCAAAGGT ATATGCAATGAGTTTTTCCGCAAATGATCTCAAAATGATGTATGTTAAAAGAACACCTGAGTCAAACAAAGCAATTCATATTATTTCTAGTGCATACAAGGCTACTTTTACTTGGAATAATATGCGTACTCTCCAA GAATGTCGTGAAGCCTGTGGAGGCCAAGGAGTTAAATCTGAAAATCGTGTTGGTCATTTCATGGGTGAATTCGATGTGCAATCGACATTTGAGGGGGACAACAATGTTCTGATGCAGCAG ATTAGCAAGGCACTCTTTGCAGAAAACGTAGCATGTCAGAAGCAAAACAAACCTTTCAGTGGTTTGGGATTAGAGCACATGAACAAACCTTTACCTATTATCCCATCTCACGTAACAAGTCCAATCATTAGGAGCAGTGAATTTCAG ATTGATCTGTTCCACCTAAGAGAGCGGGACCTATTGAGGCGCTTTGCTGAAGAGGTCTCAGAATATCAATCTCGTGGAGAAAGCAAAGAGTCTGCCTTCATTCTA AGTTATCAGCTAGCAGAGGACTTGGGCAGAGCTTTCTCAGAACGAGCAATACTGAAAACGTTCATGGATGCCGTGTCAACTTTACCAGCTGGTTCATTGAAG AATGTGTTGGGTCTACTGAGATCGTTGTATGCTGTGATAAGTGTGGATGAAGATGCTACCTTTCTTCGATATGGATACTTGTCAACAGAAGATGCTTCTGCAGTGAGGAAAGAGGTGCCAAAACTCTGCGCTGAACTTCGACCACATGCACTTGCCTTGGTCAGTTCCTTTGGTATTCCTGATGCTTTTTTGAGCCCTATTGCATATAACTGGGTTGATTCAAATTCTTGGTCTTCTCAACTTTAG